A genomic window from Bacteroidota bacterium includes:
- a CDS encoding thioesterase family protein — protein sequence MSRIQINFPPQHHFETEIKVRITDLNYGGHLGNDSVLSLLHEARVRFLKSYGYTEKDVEGVGIIMGDVAIQFKSEAFYGERLKIQITAGDFSRVSFDIYYRVISGEREVALAKTGIVFYNYEKKKVAAVPENFRKKMESKD from the coding sequence ATGTCGCGCATTCAAATCAATTTCCCTCCGCAACACCATTTTGAAACTGAAATTAAAGTTAGAATTACCGACCTCAATTATGGCGGACACCTCGGTAACGACAGTGTTTTGTCGCTGTTACATGAAGCCAGGGTACGATTTTTGAAAAGTTATGGTTATACTGAAAAAGATGTTGAAGGTGTCGGAATTATTATGGGAGATGTTGCTATTCAGTTTAAATCAGAAGCATTTTATGGAGAACGATTAAAAATTCAAATCACGGCCGGCGATTTTAGTCGCGTTTCGTTTGATATTTATTATCGTGTAATTTCCGGTGAACGAGAAGTTGCTTTAGCAAAAACCGGAATCGTTTTTTATAATTATGAAAAGAAAAAAGTAGCAGCAGTTCCGGAAAACTTTCGTAAAAAAATGGAAAGTAAGGATTAA
- the tsaD gene encoding tRNA (adenosine(37)-N6)-threonylcarbamoyltransferase complex transferase subunit TsaD: MPVTILGIESSCDETGAAVLIDGQIVANCIANQSIHELYGGVVPELASRAHQANIVPVVEIALKKAGITLQQIDAVAFTQGPGLLGSLMVGAGYAKGVSLALDIPLIAVHHMQAHILAHFVEDPKPDFPFLCLTVSGGHTQLVLVKSHLDMEIIGQTTDDAAGEAFDKCAKMLGLPYPGGPLIDKLAQQGNPLAFTFAEPKIPGLDFSFSGFKTSVLYFLQEQIKSNPNFIQENMNNLCAAIQHSIVEILVRKMRKAARQYGVKQIAIAGGVSANSCLRNKIIELGKSEGYNVFIPAFEYCTDNAAMIAITGYYKFLNKQFADQTIVPAARITGLTN, encoded by the coding sequence ATGCCTGTAACAATTCTTGGAATTGAGTCAAGTTGTGATGAAACCGGTGCTGCTGTATTGATTGATGGACAAATAGTAGCAAATTGCATTGCAAATCAGTCGATACATGAGCTTTACGGTGGTGTGGTACCTGAACTCGCCTCCCGTGCACATCAGGCAAATATTGTTCCCGTTGTTGAAATCGCATTAAAAAAAGCAGGTATCACCCTCCAACAAATTGACGCTGTGGCATTTACGCAAGGGCCGGGACTGCTTGGATCACTTATGGTAGGGGCCGGTTATGCAAAAGGAGTGTCGCTTGCTTTGGACATACCGTTGATTGCCGTACACCACATGCAAGCCCATATTTTAGCGCATTTTGTAGAAGACCCGAAGCCGGATTTCCCGTTTTTATGTCTAACAGTAAGTGGCGGCCATACCCAGCTGGTATTGGTTAAAAGCCATCTAGACATGGAAATTATAGGTCAAACCACCGATGATGCAGCGGGGGAGGCTTTCGACAAATGTGCCAAAATGCTTGGTTTGCCTTATCCCGGTGGACCATTAATTGATAAATTAGCGCAGCAGGGTAATCCCTTGGCTTTTACATTCGCTGAGCCTAAAATTCCGGGCCTGGATTTTTCATTCAGTGGTTTTAAAACATCTGTGCTATATTTTTTGCAGGAGCAGATTAAATCCAATCCGAATTTTATTCAGGAAAACATGAACAACCTATGTGCGGCAATTCAACACAGTATTGTAGAAATTTTGGTCAGGAAAATGAGGAAGGCTGCCCGACAATATGGTGTAAAACAAATTGCAATTGCGGGTGGCGTGTCTGCAAACTCATGTTTGCGCAATAAAATCATCGAACTTGGTAAGTCCGAAGGTTATAATGTATTTATACCTGCCTTCGAATATTGTACCGATAATGCAGCCATGATTGCCATAACCGGATATTATAAATTCCTCAACAAACAATTTGCCGATCAAACCATAGTGCCTGCTGCTCGCATAACTGGATTGACAAACTAA
- a CDS encoding translocation/assembly module TamB domain-containing protein → MLLRIPAVQNYVASKATSWLSEKLQTKVELKEISIDVLDHIIIRGLYIEDKNQDTLIYAGELQVNIGTLNPFTPSVRLKNIALSETNINISRTLPDSTYNYQFIIDAFAGSGDTTSDSTVSSGSKKSIDLRLNKVNISKTRFKWHDEVAASDMEAYIDDSEILINNLGLEDHILAFEKIEFDKTTFRLTGLIDTIPSTHEESWDTLHIAMGDWTLETTQLLLDNCAFYFKDLNSESTTTGINFSDMAVTAINLDMSDIVYIGDTIMNTINHLSLQEKSGFKIDTLHANILFSAYEITLNDLLIKTPNSRINDAIGMTFTTINDFDRFNSDIRMNGNFNKSIISSKDIAYFAPELEQYDVTLKLSGRIYGSLDNLKARDFDAVVNNTAGIKGTLDIKGLPNIDETFLDLKLEPLYVNTYELESIIGKGKLPESVLKLGTINYTGRVTGFTYDLVSYGNLVTDQGNMYTDVNFQYNKETKTSGFSGNLTTTELNIGALSGQSDILGKISMKAAIDGTLDSDNNANFDLSTEINSVEFNDYTYSNIAIDGELKSDYFEGNFTVDDPNIVMSFNGIIDMQDTIPAYDFKTDIKRANLKQLNFYPEPIVFSASATMNAQGTTLDNMIGDIRFGDLLLIREKYIYRLDTLSINAKEDAGKKIITGSSNLLDFTIAGNYTLTGLPGAIKNMVNHYTNGNDSIVSDPQIAEYSVNVKNADRLLAIFYPDIQVVRNLKVSGNFNTGINEFNTRIKVDQFSYNGILLDTLLVEARTQNNTLEFFTRLNKTTINNNIEIPVVRTEGNFAQNKLSYNLKVGKDTDSNRINLNGEVAFMDSMMAFNVLPSEIFFESEKWDILPNNSLQYVNNNIIAQNFTLSSGNKVISLSSAPDPTYTTILKLNIRNIPIGELMEHYVLPGENISGTLDATYSIGDILGKPSFLGGAEVKGLTMNNVLLGNLKVNTSMIQPTNRLKFNSSLVGDNGFTTDGFYILGEGEDVDSLIVKAEFRKTKLFIVEPFLKGILSEMDGDIYGKLDIKGPAKRPQMEGNLNIKDGGMTVDYMGAHYYFDQIDVQIEKNKVLIPETTITDKLNNQAKLKGEITYSNFEAWNFKELSIRSENLVLMETTVKQNPDFFGYAIGKVDCNITGKLDALNIAVTATPHTGTVVNLPTYGSGNVKRHDFIRFVNRQVVAPTTVIPPDELNLAIVNVDLKLNATPDAEIKLLLNSEGTEYLTGKGFGVLNIKANSLGTIDMTGTYRITEGLYDFSFQGLFERKFQVVPGSTIEFSGSPYNAKLDLTAEYAAQDIGISTLTGTETKEKTDVNVLIKITGVLESPQIDFDLDVPEGQGTASNNSDFQRRLQQVRADKNELNKQVFGLLITNSFLPQDLTTFNAVGTTTNNTINDFVASQLTTYFQNILSDFLKNTEIDIGIGNIQSGSYTYTDEQDKQFDLTIEQQITDVVVVKVGTTYYDFASGNQGSASNLAGDFEVEYLISPDGRVRVKAFRLSEYDAIIAKNDVKTGVGIYYTKDFDKFKELLPWNKK, encoded by the coding sequence TTGCTGTTACGCATTCCCGCGGTTCAAAATTATGTAGCCTCAAAGGCGACATCCTGGCTAAGTGAAAAATTACAGACCAAAGTTGAACTGAAGGAAATCAGTATCGATGTATTGGATCATATCATCATAAGAGGACTTTATATTGAAGATAAAAATCAGGATACCTTAATTTACGCAGGTGAGTTACAGGTAAACATCGGAACGCTGAATCCTTTTACTCCAAGTGTTCGCCTTAAAAATATTGCGCTTAGTGAAACAAATATCAATATCAGTCGCACCTTACCGGATTCAACTTACAACTATCAGTTTATTATTGATGCATTTGCTGGAAGTGGAGATACTACTTCCGACAGTACGGTTTCCAGCGGCAGCAAAAAAAGTATCGACCTGCGTTTAAACAAAGTGAACATCAGCAAAACAAGATTTAAATGGCATGATGAAGTTGCAGCCAGTGATATGGAAGCTTATATTGATGATTCGGAAATTTTAATTAATAATCTCGGATTAGAAGACCATATTTTAGCATTTGAAAAAATTGAATTCGATAAAACCACATTTCGTCTCACAGGACTAATCGATACTATTCCGTCAACACACGAGGAAAGCTGGGATACATTGCATATTGCAATGGGTGACTGGACATTGGAAACAACACAATTACTTTTAGATAATTGTGCATTTTATTTTAAAGATTTAAATTCTGAGTCAACCACTACCGGAATTAATTTTAGCGATATGGCTGTTACGGCCATAAATCTTGACATGAGTGATATCGTTTACATTGGCGATACCATCATGAACACGATAAATCATTTATCGCTTCAGGAAAAATCAGGATTTAAAATTGATACCCTACACGCTAATATTTTATTCTCAGCATACGAAATTACACTAAACGATTTATTGATTAAAACACCAAATAGCAGGATTAATGATGCAATTGGTATGACATTTACGACCATAAATGATTTCGATCGTTTTAATTCTGACATTAGAATGAACGGTAATTTTAATAAAAGTATCATCTCCAGTAAAGACATCGCTTATTTTGCCCCGGAGTTGGAGCAGTATGATGTTACATTAAAATTAAGCGGCAGAATATATGGTTCATTGGATAATTTAAAAGCCCGCGATTTTGACGCTGTGGTAAATAACACAGCCGGAATAAAAGGAACTTTAGACATAAAAGGTTTACCAAATATTGACGAAACGTTCCTCGATTTAAAATTAGAGCCGCTTTATGTAAATACATACGAGTTGGAGTCTATAATCGGAAAAGGTAAATTACCGGAAAGCGTTTTAAAACTCGGTACGATTAATTATACCGGACGTGTTACAGGTTTTACTTATGACTTGGTTAGTTATGGCAACCTTGTTACCGACCAGGGAAATATGTATACAGATGTAAACTTTCAATACAACAAGGAAACAAAAACATCAGGCTTTAGTGGTAATCTCACTACTACTGAGTTAAACATTGGTGCACTTTCCGGACAATCGGATATTTTGGGCAAGATAAGTATGAAGGCCGCTATTGACGGCACCCTTGACAGTGATAATAATGCAAATTTTGATTTATCAACTGAAATTAATTCAGTTGAGTTTAACGATTACACCTATTCCAATATAGCTATTGACGGAGAATTAAAAAGTGATTATTTTGAAGGGAACTTCACCGTAGATGACCCTAACATTGTGATGTCGTTTAACGGTATAATCGACATGCAGGATACTATTCCTGCCTACGATTTTAAAACAGATATTAAAAGGGCCAATTTAAAACAATTAAATTTTTATCCTGAACCAATTGTATTCAGTGCAAGCGCAACAATGAATGCGCAGGGAACAACTTTGGATAATATGATTGGGGATATCCGTTTTGGTGACTTATTACTTATTCGCGAAAAATATATTTACCGTTTAGATACCTTGAGTATAAATGCAAAAGAAGATGCGGGTAAAAAAATTATTACAGGAAGTTCAAACTTATTAGATTTTACCATTGCCGGAAACTATACACTTACCGGATTGCCAGGTGCCATAAAAAACATGGTAAACCATTACACCAATGGAAACGATTCAATAGTATCAGATCCGCAAATTGCGGAATATAGTGTTAATGTAAAAAATGCTGACCGTTTATTGGCAATTTTTTATCCGGATATTCAGGTAGTCAGAAATTTAAAGGTATCAGGTAATTTTAATACCGGCATTAATGAATTTAATACAAGAATAAAAGTTGATCAGTTTAGTTATAATGGTATTTTGCTCGATACATTATTGGTGGAAGCAAGGACACAAAATAATACACTGGAATTTTTTACCAGGTTGAACAAAACAACCATTAACAATAATATAGAAATTCCTGTTGTTCGCACAGAGGGGAATTTTGCTCAGAATAAATTATCTTACAATTTAAAAGTAGGGAAAGATACCGATTCAAACAGGATAAATCTAAATGGAGAAGTTGCTTTTATGGATTCCATGATGGCATTTAATGTGTTACCATCAGAAATATTTTTCGAGTCAGAGAAATGGGATATCTTACCCAATAACAGTTTGCAATATGTAAATAATAATATAATTGCGCAAAACTTCACCTTAAGCAGTGGCAACAAAGTGATTAGTTTAAGCAGTGCTCCCGATCCCACTTATACAACTATCTTAAAATTAAATATTCGAAATATTCCAATCGGAGAACTCATGGAGCATTATGTGTTGCCGGGTGAAAATATCAGTGGCACACTTGATGCAACTTACAGTATTGGTGACATCTTAGGTAAACCAAGTTTCTTAGGTGGTGCAGAAGTAAAAGGCCTTACAATGAATAATGTTTTGTTGGGGAATTTAAAAGTAAATACTTCAATGATACAACCCACAAACAGGTTGAAATTTAATTCTTCCTTGGTTGGAGATAATGGATTTACTACAGATGGCTTTTACATTTTGGGTGAAGGCGAAGATGTGGACAGCTTAATTGTAAAAGCGGAATTCCGCAAAACCAAACTCTTTATTGTAGAACCTTTCTTAAAAGGTATTTTGTCTGAAATGGATGGTGATATTTATGGGAAGTTAGATATAAAAGGGCCGGCCAAACGTCCGCAGATGGAAGGGAATTTAAATATTAAGGATGGTGGAATGACAGTGGATTACATGGGTGCACATTATTATTTTGACCAGATTGACGTTCAAATTGAAAAAAATAAAGTATTAATTCCTGAAACAACAATTACAGATAAATTAAATAATCAGGCAAAATTAAAAGGTGAAATTACTTACTCCAATTTTGAAGCTTGGAATTTTAAAGAGTTGAGTATCCGAAGTGAAAACCTGGTGTTAATGGAAACAACTGTGAAGCAAAATCCTGATTTTTTTGGATATGCAATTGGGAAAGTAGATTGTAATATCACCGGAAAATTAGATGCGTTAAATATTGCCGTTACAGCAACACCGCATACCGGAACAGTAGTAAATTTACCAACCTATGGTTCAGGAAATGTTAAGCGACACGATTTTATTCGTTTTGTAAACAGGCAAGTAGTTGCTCCTACCACTGTAATTCCACCCGATGAATTAAATCTTGCAATTGTAAATGTGGATCTAAAATTAAATGCCACACCGGATGCAGAAATAAAATTATTATTAAACAGTGAAGGAACCGAGTATTTAACAGGAAAAGGATTTGGCGTTTTGAATATTAAAGCCAATTCATTAGGAACAATAGATATGACCGGAACTTATCGAATTACAGAAGGTTTATACGATTTTTCATTCCAGGGATTATTTGAACGAAAATTCCAGGTTGTTCCGGGAAGCACCATTGAATTTAGCGGCTCGCCATATAATGCAAAACTTGACCTCACTGCAGAGTATGCAGCGCAGGATATTGGTATTAGTACATTAACAGGAACTGAAACAAAGGAAAAAACTGATGTAAATGTGTTAATTAAAATAACCGGCGTTTTGGAATCCCCACAAATTGACTTCGATTTAGATGTCCCTGAAGGACAAGGAACTGCATCAAATAATTCAGATTTTCAACGCCGTTTACAACAAGTGCGCGCCGATAAAAACGAATTAAATAAACAGGTATTTGGTTTGTTAATTACTAATAGTTTCCTCCCTCAGGATTTAACAACATTTAATGCAGTTGGCACAACCACAAATAATACAATTAACGATTTCGTTGCCAGTCAGTTGACCACCTATTTCCAAAATATACTTAGTGATTTTCTTAAAAATACGGAAATTGATATTGGAATAGGTAATATTCAAAGCGGCTCATATACATATACTGATGAACAGGATAAACAATTTGATTTGACCATTGAGCAACAAATAACTGATGTAGTTGTAGTAAAAGTTGGAACTACTTATTACGATTTTGCAAGTGGAAATCAAGGTTCTGCCAGTAATTTGGCCGGTGATTTTGAAGTGGAATATTTAATTTCCCCTGATGGTCGTGTGCGGGTTAAAGCATTCCGCTTATCAGAATACGATGCCATTATTGCGAAAAACGATGTAAAAACCGGTGTGGGTATTTATTACACCAAAGACTTCGATAAATTTAAGGAACTTCTTCCCTGGAATAAAAAATAA
- a CDS encoding T9SS type A sorting domain-containing protein, translating to MINLYALKRIMVFAISLSFITNSFAQMDEDCAAHPDDEMMHDEHCAVFATVPIADATHISVTNGSWFNPSTWNTGTVPGPGAMVFVDSATTVTYDGVSETEIFWLRVKGTLNFANNINTKIKVTTIVTDPIGHVNIGTALAPINAAVTAKIIFPDNGPINISNDPFEFTKGVISHGFLVVSGEYKKTYCAISKNINAGASNLKLAEVPTGWKVGDQLVLGGTYGTYIGDYDLNSKFHDEVLTITSIAGKTVYFTNNATGGTTLQYEHKMPSGYGLKMYVANLTRNVIFESENYTTIPIDQRGHLMLMHNIAQSISYAQFNGMGRTNKDILATDPVVSDMGVQISGGNNVRGRYAIHMHKAGTNNIGATPTLIKGNSIVDPTSWGIVNHQSNANIDDNVVFDFFGAAFVTEDGNELGTFNNNIAIKGRKATTHTNLDERTANVDFGYEGNGYWLQSSNVACENNIAISCSGDAYKVFSDDASMPLTHRFKIPKANILNPIIAGADDSIYTAVVPLRKFVGNIAYNCNSAMMFWTHMLNNDNVGDFSSIENDPYTHTIFSVVQDCKFWNMLAAGISVKYSGQVQFKNVILLGDIDNQFAGSAWVAGNPQGGYAFITSTVTGQMIYESLTVKGWKRGVVAGRADDLQSGDDFEYDYRTAKIIGGVYNNNTYNIAPEEGTDEYGASEYYKFPKYFEISGAPVFTAITANVNPVADFSYVAAGGNSIQFNGVLSSDSDPGVTTPGQGNGVAGYVWNFGDGTSGYGMDPVHTYSTAGTKSVTLTVYDSQGKTGVSTKNVYVTTSAYNNVVSNSGFETGGFYNSSFSNSSRVYVDAGWLQKSNWEIVNGKATIYLSDKWNRPLRQITKNDKALRGVIEFSFQAKNIGSGAFGNDLFCEIIGINGEFKDPNVVELNNFEKWNNNDVGFTSTVLLSENFGLANFNWQTFTRNVNFGSGYDYIVVTFYSQGVKVGPAEEQGVDNVCLPCNCAIPQHLFEDELTATHAMLIWDNMGSEQYQLQYKTTAGATWTTVTVENTYYELSALAANTSYTWKVKALCDGVWTAYSGDKIFITPAAGTSCTSPSVLSSSLITNSKATLNWNEIPSSLQYQISYKKTTDISWTNLYTTSPTYMLSGLSPLTIYEWKVKSQCAAGWKDFTSTSIFITLALKEEELITDSLSDITIYPNPVQGQLNLNLPESISGNLSIRIIDLVGHVVMEENISSNGGVNVMQLNTTALPTGIYLLTINEANMLRASQKFIKQ from the coding sequence ATGATTAATCTGTATGCGCTCAAGCGGATAATGGTATTCGCAATCTCCTTAAGTTTTATCACAAACAGTTTCGCACAAATGGATGAAGATTGTGCAGCACACCCTGATGATGAAATGATGCACGATGAACATTGTGCTGTATTTGCAACTGTTCCAATTGCTGATGCCACACATATTTCTGTTACAAATGGTTCATGGTTTAATCCATCAACCTGGAATACAGGTACAGTGCCCGGTCCCGGAGCAATGGTGTTTGTAGATTCCGCAACAACAGTTACTTATGATGGTGTTAGTGAAACCGAAATATTCTGGTTGCGCGTTAAAGGCACACTCAATTTTGCAAATAATATTAATACAAAAATTAAAGTAACAACTATTGTTACAGATCCAATCGGGCATGTAAATATAGGAACTGCTTTGGCCCCAATAAATGCCGCAGTTACTGCAAAAATTATTTTTCCGGATAACGGTCCAATCAACATTTCAAACGACCCATTTGAATTTACAAAAGGTGTAATCAGTCACGGGTTTCTTGTTGTGTCAGGAGAATATAAAAAAACCTATTGTGCCATCTCAAAAAATATTAATGCGGGTGCTTCCAATTTAAAATTAGCTGAAGTGCCAACAGGCTGGAAAGTTGGTGACCAATTGGTTTTAGGTGGAACATATGGCACTTATATTGGCGATTACGATTTAAATTCCAAATTCCATGATGAAGTATTAACCATAACTAGCATTGCAGGGAAGACGGTTTATTTCACAAACAATGCAACTGGTGGAACAACTTTACAATATGAACACAAAATGCCAAGTGGGTACGGATTAAAAATGTACGTTGCCAATTTAACGCGCAATGTAATTTTTGAATCCGAAAATTATACTACCATTCCTATTGATCAACGGGGACATCTTATGCTGATGCACAATATTGCACAAAGTATTTCGTATGCACAATTTAATGGAATGGGTCGCACAAATAAAGATATACTCGCTACGGATCCGGTAGTTAGTGATATGGGTGTTCAAATAAGCGGAGGTAATAACGTGCGCGGCAGATATGCTATCCATATGCATAAAGCCGGAACAAACAATATTGGGGCTACGCCTACATTAATAAAAGGGAATTCAATTGTAGATCCTACAAGTTGGGGAATTGTAAATCATCAGAGTAATGCAAATATTGATGATAATGTGGTGTTTGATTTTTTTGGTGCTGCATTTGTTACTGAAGATGGTAATGAATTGGGTACATTTAATAATAATATTGCCATTAAAGGACGAAAAGCAACTACCCATACAAATTTAGATGAACGTACCGCTAATGTTGACTTTGGTTATGAAGGTAATGGTTATTGGTTGCAAAGCTCAAATGTAGCCTGTGAAAATAATATTGCTATCAGCTGCTCAGGTGATGCATACAAAGTATTTAGCGATGATGCCAGTATGCCCTTGACACACCGGTTTAAAATTCCGAAAGCAAATATTTTAAATCCCATTATTGCCGGAGCCGATGATTCCATTTATACTGCTGTTGTTCCACTACGGAAATTTGTAGGCAATATTGCTTACAACTGCAACAGCGCAATGATGTTTTGGACGCATATGCTGAATAACGACAATGTAGGAGATTTTTCTTCGATTGAAAATGATCCATATACGCATACCATTTTTAGTGTGGTGCAGGATTGTAAATTTTGGAATATGTTAGCTGCAGGTATTTCGGTAAAATATTCAGGTCAGGTGCAATTTAAAAATGTTATTTTATTGGGAGATATTGATAATCAGTTTGCCGGAAGTGCCTGGGTTGCAGGAAATCCGCAAGGTGGTTATGCATTTATTACGAGTACGGTAACCGGACAAATGATTTATGAAAGTTTAACGGTGAAAGGATGGAAACGTGGTGTAGTTGCAGGAAGAGCAGATGACTTACAAAGTGGAGATGATTTTGAATATGATTATCGCACAGCTAAAATAATTGGTGGTGTGTATAATAATAACACTTATAATATTGCACCTGAGGAAGGAACCGATGAATATGGTGCATCAGAATATTATAAATTCCCTAAATATTTTGAAATTTCCGGAGCGCCTGTGTTTACTGCAATTACGGCAAACGTAAACCCGGTAGCCGATTTTTCGTATGTTGCTGCGGGCGGAAATAGTATACAGTTTAATGGCGTTTTGTCTTCCGATAGTGACCCGGGCGTTACTACTCCGGGTCAGGGAAATGGTGTTGCGGGTTATGTATGGAATTTTGGAGATGGAACCAGTGGTTATGGAATGGATCCGGTGCATACCTATTCAACAGCAGGTACAAAAAGTGTAACCTTAACCGTTTATGATAGTCAGGGTAAAACCGGCGTAAGTACGAAAAATGTATATGTAACAACTTCAGCTTATAATAATGTTGTCAGCAATTCAGGTTTTGAAACCGGAGGATTTTACAATTCATCTTTTTCAAACAGCTCTAGAGTTTATGTTGATGCCGGATGGTTACAAAAAAGTAACTGGGAAATTGTAAACGGTAAAGCAACAATTTATTTAAGCGATAAATGGAACAGACCACTCAGACAGATTACTAAAAATGATAAAGCATTACGCGGAGTTATTGAATTTTCGTTTCAAGCAAAAAACATCGGTTCAGGTGCGTTTGGTAATGATTTATTTTGCGAAATAATTGGTATTAATGGCGAATTTAAAGACCCGAATGTGGTTGAATTAAATAATTTCGAAAAGTGGAATAATAATGATGTTGGATTTACATCTACTGTACTACTAAGTGAAAATTTCGGACTTGCAAATTTCAACTGGCAAACATTTACGCGAAATGTAAATTTTGGCTCCGGTTATGATTATATTGTAGTTACATTTTATTCGCAAGGTGTAAAAGTTGGTCCTGCAGAAGAGCAAGGTGTGGACAATGTTTGTTTACCATGTAATTGCGCAATTCCACAACATTTATTTGAAGATGAATTAACTGCAACACATGCTATGTTGATTTGGGATAATATGGGCAGCGAACAATATCAACTGCAATATAAAACAACAGCAGGTGCAACGTGGACAACAGTAACTGTTGAAAATACTTACTATGAATTATCTGCACTTGCAGCCAATACTTCTTATACATGGAAAGTAAAAGCATTGTGCGATGGTGTATGGACTGCCTACTCCGGCGATAAAATATTTATTACACCTGCAGCAGGAACATCGTGCACATCACCAAGTGTTTTAAGCTCGTCACTAATAACCAATTCAAAAGCAACACTTAACTGGAATGAAATTCCATCGTCGTTGCAATATCAGATATCTTATAAAAAAACAACAGACATCAGCTGGACTAATTTATATACCACATCACCCACTTATATGTTGAGCGGTTTATCACCACTTACCATCTATGAATGGAAAGTAAAATCACAATGTGCAGCAGGATGGAAAGATTTTACATCTACTTCAATTTTTATAACACTTGCATTAAAAGAGGAGGAATTAATTACTGATAGTTTATCAGACATTACAATTTATCCAAATCCGGTTCAAGGTCAACTGAATTTAAATTTACCTGAATCAATTTCAGGAAATCTATCAATTCGTATTATTGATTTAGTGGGACACGTTGTAATGGAAGAAAATATTTCGAGTAACGGAGGTGTAAATGTGATGCAATTAAATACAACTGCATTACCAACAGGTATTTATTTACTAACTATTAATGAAGCAAATATGTTACGTGCTTCACAAAAATTCATAAAACAATAA